The proteins below are encoded in one region of Serratia symbiotica:
- the dapA gene encoding 4-hydroxy-tetrahydrodipicolinate synthase yields the protein MFTGSIVALVTPMDNKGTVDRASLKKLIDYHVASGTAAIVSVGTTGESATLAHDEHIDVVLQTLELADGRIPVIAGTGANATAEAISLTHCFADTGVVGCLTVTPYYNKPTQEGLYQHFKAIAESTALPQILYNVPSRTGCDLLPPTIARLAKINNIVAVKEATGNLSRVSQIQQQVDDEDFILLSGDDASGLDFMKLGGKGIISVTANVAAREMAQLCALAAQGNFAKAHRLHQHLMPLHQDLFVEANPIPVKWACKVLGLLATDTLRLPMTPLSDAARPVVERALKSAGLL from the coding sequence ATGTTTACGGGAAGTATTGTTGCTCTGGTTACGCCGATGGACAATAAAGGTACTGTTGATCGCGCGAGCCTAAAAAAACTGATTGATTATCATGTAGCCAGTGGAACTGCGGCTATTGTTTCCGTTGGGACTACTGGTGAGTCCGCAACGCTTGCCCACGACGAGCATATTGACGTGGTATTGCAGACGCTGGAACTGGCCGATGGCCGCATTCCAGTGATCGCCGGTACTGGTGCTAACGCCACGGCTGAAGCCATTTCGCTTACCCATTGCTTTGCCGATACGGGGGTAGTGGGGTGCCTGACGGTGACGCCATACTATAATAAGCCGACTCAGGAAGGGCTATACCAGCACTTCAAGGCGATCGCCGAAAGCACGGCGCTGCCGCAGATTCTGTATAACGTACCCTCGCGCACCGGTTGTGATCTGCTGCCCCCGACTATCGCGCGGCTGGCAAAAATCAACAATATTGTTGCTGTTAAAGAGGCGACAGGAAACTTAAGCCGTGTCAGCCAGATCCAACAGCAGGTTGATGATGAAGATTTCATCCTGCTGAGTGGCGACGACGCCAGTGGCCTGGACTTCATGAAATTGGGTGGCAAAGGGATTATTTCTGTTACGGCTAACGTGGCCGCGCGTGAAATGGCACAGCTTTGTGCGTTGGCGGCACAAGGCAACTTTGCGAAAGCACACCGCTTGCATCAGCATTTGATGCCGCTGCATCAGGATTTATTTGTAGAAGCAAACCCGATTCCAGTGAAGTGGGCCTGTAAGGTGCTGGGATTATTGGCAACCGATACGCTGCGTCTGCCGATGACGCCGTTGAGTGACGCCGCCCGTCCGGTAGTGGAACGCGC